The following proteins come from a genomic window of Pseudomonas sp. WJP1:
- a CDS encoding MmcQ/YjbR family DNA-binding protein, with protein sequence MKAGRMNEADVAAFCLALPGAREDYKWGGVRVFSIAGNKMFALQNLRGESLAFKVDKDLFLGHCDRPGIHPAPYLARAQWIIMATPYPLGAEELQGLLRRSHQLVVSKLPKRTQVGLLL encoded by the coding sequence ATGAAGGCAGGACGCATGAACGAGGCCGACGTGGCGGCTTTTTGCCTGGCATTGCCGGGAGCCCGTGAGGACTACAAATGGGGTGGTGTGCGGGTATTTTCGATTGCAGGTAACAAGATGTTCGCCTTGCAGAACCTGCGCGGCGAGTCCCTGGCGTTCAAGGTCGACAAGGACCTGTTTCTCGGCCACTGCGACCGTCCGGGTATTCACCCGGCGCCTTATCTGGCGCGGGCCCAATGGATCATCATGGCCACGCCCTACCCGCTTGGCGCCGAGGAACTACAAGGCTTGCTGCGGCGCTCCCATCAACTGGTGGTGAGCAAGTTACCCAAGCGCACCCAAGTCGGCCTGCTGCTCTAG
- a CDS encoding alpha/beta hydrolase family protein, whose product MVRLCAGLLICLLASLNPVHAAPAPHPHWSVGFHEMSFLDPLDLQPMRAIAFYPSSAKEHSSRLEGYTVEAGEDTKVAMGRFPMLMLSHGNTGTPLALHDLATSLARKGFVVVAVIHPGDNSKDHSRLGTLSNLYGRPIQISEAITATLGDPMLAPYVNAEQVGVIGYSAGGETALILSGATPDLDRLRRYCQERPDDHDACNTQGELIVDRDDLQPVADPRVHALLLMAPLSLKFGRHTLADVHVPVLLYSGDGDKLVAPDKNAAALARKLPVAPDFKLLAGAGHFVFMAPCNDEQIVNMPALCTDAEGVDRVDIHRNLIFEAGRFFSRTLGRATRAGMQTADQ is encoded by the coding sequence ATGGTGCGTCTTTGTGCAGGTTTACTGATCTGTCTGCTCGCCAGCCTGAATCCAGTGCACGCAGCACCTGCGCCGCATCCTCACTGGAGCGTCGGTTTTCATGAGATGAGTTTTCTTGATCCGCTCGATTTGCAACCGATGCGTGCCATTGCCTTTTATCCTTCGAGCGCCAAGGAACACTCCAGCAGGCTTGAGGGTTACACCGTCGAAGCCGGCGAAGACACCAAAGTCGCCATGGGCCGGTTTCCGATGCTGATGCTGTCCCATGGCAACACCGGCACGCCGCTGGCCCTGCATGACCTGGCCACGTCGCTGGCACGCAAGGGTTTTGTAGTGGTGGCGGTGATTCATCCGGGCGACAACTCCAAAGACCACAGCCGCCTGGGCACCTTGAGCAACCTGTACGGACGGCCGATCCAGATTTCCGAAGCCATCACCGCGACCTTAGGCGATCCCATGCTCGCACCCTACGTCAATGCCGAGCAGGTCGGGGTCATCGGTTATTCGGCAGGCGGTGAGACAGCGTTGATATTGTCCGGCGCGACCCCGGACCTGGATCGTCTGCGCCGCTACTGCCAGGAACGCCCGGACGACCATGATGCCTGCAATACCCAGGGTGAACTGATCGTCGACCGCGACGATTTGCAGCCGGTGGCCGATCCGCGGGTCCATGCGTTACTGCTGATGGCGCCACTGAGCCTGAAGTTCGGCCGTCATACCCTGGCCGATGTGCATGTCCCGGTACTGCTTTACAGCGGCGATGGCGACAAGCTGGTGGCTCCCGACAAGAACGCCGCTGCCCTGGCGCGCAAGCTGCCCGTCGCCCCTGACTTCAAACTGCTCGCCGGGGCCGGGCATTTCGTCTTCATGGCACCCTGCAATGACGAACAGATCGTCAACATGCCGGCCCTGTGCACCGATGCCGAGGGGGTCGATCGTGTGGACATTCACCGCAACTTGATCTTCGAAGCCGGGCGCTTTTTTTCTCGCACGCTGGGCAGGGCGACGCGGGCCGGGATGCAGACCGCCGATCAATGA
- a CDS encoding DUF1294 domain-containing protein produces the protein MNDVSTRNGASIRNVRLKLLLFAMLCALPLFGSMSLWLQGVSLIPLAAYGIVSVLAFLLYWSDKRKARFDHWRTPENVLHALEFAGGWPGALLAQQVFRHKTRKVSFQLVFWIIVLLHQVFWIDRLFLGAQLFALV, from the coding sequence ATGAACGATGTCAGCACGCGCAACGGGGCAAGCATCCGCAATGTGCGCCTGAAACTGTTGCTGTTCGCCATGTTGTGCGCGCTGCCGCTGTTCGGTTCGATGTCGTTGTGGCTGCAAGGGGTTTCGCTGATTCCCCTGGCGGCCTACGGCATTGTCAGCGTGCTGGCGTTCCTGCTGTACTGGAGCGACAAGCGCAAGGCGCGCTTTGATCACTGGCGCACTCCGGAAAACGTCCTGCATGCGCTGGAGTTCGCCGGCGGCTGGCCGGGCGCCTTGCTCGCGCAGCAAGTGTTCCGGCACAAGACGCGCAAGGTGTCCTTTCAACTGGTGTTCTGGATCATTGTCCTGCTGCACCAGGTGTTCTGGATCGACCGGTTATTCCTGGGGGCGCAGCTGTTCGCACTGGTCTGA
- a CDS encoding tail fiber domain-containing protein, which yields MRTALTLLTPLLAFLITPTANAESSVQQQICHNGVCYDVGGPPGSGGIGGDCCPFSDERLKQNVQRLENPTENLLKLRGVTFNWKQNDQADVGLIAQDVQKVYPQLVRTEGDHLQVDYQKLVAPLIESVRELNARVQTLETALANK from the coding sequence ATGCGAACCGCTCTAACACTCCTTACTCCATTGCTGGCGTTCTTAATTACCCCCACTGCAAACGCCGAAAGTTCGGTTCAACAGCAAATCTGCCACAACGGTGTCTGCTATGATGTTGGCGGCCCGCCGGGCTCTGGCGGCATTGGCGGCGATTGCTGCCCATTCAGCGATGAACGCCTGAAACAAAACGTACAGCGCCTGGAAAACCCGACGGAGAATCTGCTCAAACTCCGTGGCGTGACATTCAACTGGAAACAAAACGACCAGGCTGACGTCGGCCTGATCGCGCAAGATGTACAAAAGGTCTACCCACAGTTGGTACGCACTGAAGGTGATCACCTGCAAGTGGACTATCAAAAACTTGTTGCACCATTAATCGAATCCGTTCGCGAACTGAATGCCAGGGTTCAAACCCTGGAAACAGCCTTGGCAAACAAGTAA
- a CDS encoding MFS transporter encodes MSAQEQPPQSSMAITLQIVSIVFYTFVAFLCIGLPIAVLPGYVHEQLGFSAVVAGLTIGSQYLATLLSRPMAGRMSDNVGTKRAIIYGLSGIVLSGGLTLLSVLLQSLPLLSLLILIAGRLLLGIAQGLIGVGTISWCMGQVGAEHTARSISWNGIASYGAIAIGAPAGVVMVDQLGFASLGIALSLMALAALLLIRNKPSVPVIRGERLPFWAVFGRIAPFGASLSLASIGYGTLTTFITLYYINRGWSGAAYCLTVFGVCFILARLLFISSISRFGGFTSAIACMTIEAVGLALLWLAPSTGYALIGAGLTGFGLSLVYPALGVEAIKQVPNSSRGAGLSAYAVFFDLALAIAGPLMGAVALNLGYSWIFFCAALLSVTGLCLTLLLSRQAASQTS; translated from the coding sequence ATGTCTGCGCAAGAACAGCCACCGCAAAGCTCCATGGCGATCACCTTGCAGATCGTTTCCATCGTTTTCTATACCTTTGTCGCCTTCCTCTGCATCGGCCTGCCGATTGCGGTCTTGCCGGGGTATGTCCATGAACAGCTCGGGTTCAGCGCCGTGGTCGCCGGGCTGACCATAGGCTCGCAATACCTGGCCACCCTGCTCAGCCGGCCCATGGCCGGGCGCATGTCGGACAATGTCGGTACCAAGCGCGCGATCATTTATGGCCTGTCGGGGATTGTCCTGAGTGGCGGGCTGACCTTGCTGTCGGTGTTATTGCAAAGCTTGCCCCTTCTCAGCCTGTTGATCCTGATCGCCGGCCGCCTGCTGCTAGGGATCGCCCAGGGATTGATCGGTGTCGGAACCATCAGTTGGTGCATGGGCCAGGTCGGCGCCGAACACACCGCACGCTCGATCTCCTGGAACGGCATCGCTTCCTACGGCGCCATTGCCATTGGTGCGCCGGCGGGCGTGGTGATGGTCGATCAGCTGGGGTTCGCCAGCCTGGGCATCGCGTTGTCGCTGATGGCCCTGGCGGCGCTGCTGCTGATCCGCAACAAACCGTCGGTGCCGGTCATTCGTGGTGAGCGTCTGCCGTTCTGGGCGGTTTTCGGGCGTATTGCACCGTTTGGTGCAAGCCTGAGCCTGGCCTCGATCGGCTACGGCACCCTCACCACTTTTATTACCTTGTATTACATCAATCGTGGCTGGAGCGGCGCGGCGTATTGCCTGACGGTATTCGGAGTGTGCTTCATCCTGGCCCGGTTGTTGTTCATTTCCAGCATCAGCCGTTTTGGCGGCTTCACTTCGGCCATCGCCTGCATGACCATCGAGGCCGTCGGCCTGGCACTGCTGTGGCTGGCGCCTTCGACCGGCTATGCCTTGATCGGCGCCGGCCTGACCGGTTTCGGTCTGTCGCTGGTGTATCCAGCGCTGGGCGTCGAAGCGATCAAGCAGGTACCCAACTCCAGTCGCGGTGCGGGCTTGAGTGCTTATGCGGTGTTTTTCGACCTGGCCCTGGCGATTGCCGGTCCGTTGATGGGTGCGGTGGCGTTGAACCTCGGGTACTCGTGGATTTTCTTTTGCGCTGCGTTGCTGTCCGTCACCGGACTTTGTCTCACTTTGTTGCTATCACGTCAGGCTGCAAGCCAGACTAGTTGA
- a CDS encoding LysR substrate-binding domain-containing protein, producing the protein MQDLNDLYYFAKVVEAGGFAAAGRLLGIPKSRLSRRIAELEERLGARLLQRTTRQLKLTAVGERYLRHCQAMLLEAEMADEAVASMSSEPRGRLRVSSPVGLAHEMLPGVISNFLEKYPQVQLEVMLVNRRVDLVTEGVDVALRVREPGDEDPLLVTRRLRQAQMLMVASPAFLQGLEINHPDDLKNLPVLGALEPDRLVHIGLVDRQGKKYELALEARLGIDDFIVRKTCTLAGQGFTTLPMMYCEQELANGSLVQLLPEWSLPGGWLQAVYPHRRGVMPAVRAWLDHLIETFNACGDRLI; encoded by the coding sequence ATGCAAGACCTTAACGACCTCTACTATTTCGCCAAAGTCGTCGAGGCCGGCGGCTTCGCGGCCGCCGGACGTTTGCTGGGGATTCCCAAGTCGCGACTGTCGCGGCGCATTGCCGAACTTGAAGAGCGCCTGGGTGCACGCTTGCTGCAACGCACCACTCGCCAGCTGAAACTCACTGCTGTAGGCGAGCGCTATCTGCGCCATTGCCAGGCGATGTTACTGGAAGCGGAAATGGCTGACGAAGCCGTGGCCAGCATGTCCAGCGAACCGCGCGGGCGCTTGCGGGTCTCTTCCCCGGTCGGCCTGGCACACGAAATGCTGCCGGGGGTGATCAGCAACTTTCTGGAGAAGTATCCTCAAGTCCAGCTGGAGGTGATGCTGGTCAATCGTCGCGTAGACCTGGTGACCGAAGGCGTGGACGTTGCGTTGCGCGTACGCGAGCCGGGTGATGAAGATCCGCTGCTGGTAACCCGCCGCCTGCGCCAGGCGCAGATGCTGATGGTCGCCAGCCCCGCCTTCCTCCAGGGGCTCGAGATCAATCACCCCGATGACCTGAAAAACCTGCCGGTGCTCGGCGCCCTTGAGCCCGATCGCCTTGTGCACATTGGCCTGGTCGATCGCCAGGGCAAAAAATACGAGCTGGCCCTTGAAGCACGGTTGGGCATCGACGACTTCATCGTGCGAAAGACTTGCACACTGGCCGGCCAGGGTTTTACCACGCTGCCGATGATGTATTGCGAACAGGAACTGGCAAACGGCTCACTGGTACAGTTACTGCCCGAGTGGTCGTTGCCAGGGGGCTGGCTGCAGGCGGTCTACCCTCATCGACGCGGCGTGATGCCGGCCGTGCGTGCCTGGCTCGACCATCTGATCGAAACATTCAATGCATGTGGGGATCGCTTGATATGA
- a CDS encoding FMN-dependent NADH-azoreductase, translating into MKLLHIDSSILGDNSASRQLSSEVVKAWQAAEPSAVVTYRDLAADAISHFSSTTLVAAGTTAELRDAAQQHEAQLSASTLAEFLAADAVVIAAPMYNFTIPTQLKAWIDRIAVAGQTFRYTEAGPEGLCGGKKVVIVSTSGGLHAGQATGVAHEDYLKVLFGFIGITDIEFVRAHGLAYGDEVRGKAMSDAQAQISEQLFAAA; encoded by the coding sequence ATGAAACTGCTGCATATCGATTCGAGCATTCTTGGTGACAACTCGGCTTCCCGTCAGCTGAGCAGCGAAGTCGTCAAAGCCTGGCAAGCCGCTGAGCCGTCCGCCGTGGTGACCTACCGTGACCTGGCTGCCGACGCTATCAGCCATTTCTCTTCGACCACCCTGGTCGCAGCGGGTACTACCGCTGAATTGCGCGACGCCGCCCAACAGCACGAAGCTCAGCTGAGCGCGTCGACCCTGGCCGAGTTCCTCGCCGCCGATGCCGTGGTTATTGCAGCGCCAATGTACAACTTCACCATCCCGACCCAACTGAAAGCCTGGATCGACCGCATTGCCGTTGCCGGCCAGACCTTCCGCTACACCGAAGCCGGCCCTGAAGGCCTGTGCGGTGGCAAGAAGGTCGTGATCGTTTCGACTTCCGGTGGCCTGCACGCCGGCCAGGCAACCGGTGTTGCCCACGAAGACTACTTGAAGGTGTTGTTTGGTTTCATCGGCATCACCGACATCGAGTTCGTCCGCGCCCACGGCCTGGCCTACGGTGACGAAGTGCGCGGCAAAGCCATGAGCGATGCCCAGGCGCAAATCAGCGAGCAGTTGTTCGCCGCCGCGTAA